The Noviherbaspirillum saxi genome includes a window with the following:
- the pstC gene encoding phosphate ABC transporter permease subunit PstC, translated as MNANLSTIMASSPEKTRLALEQDAAERAMGSTMRKQRIQDFLFHKLTLAFALSVLIVLVGIIVSLIFGAWPAFKEFGPEFITTVEWDPVNDQYGGLIAIVGTLATSLIALLIAFPISFGIALFLTEICPVQLRRPLGTAVELLAGVPSIIYGMWGLFVFAPMFGDYIQPLLSKTLGQLPLIGYLFKGPMMGIGILTAGMILAVMIIPFIASVMRDVFEIVPAVLKESAYGLGCTRWEVVRKVVLPYTKTGVVGGVMLGLGRALGETMAVTFVIGNAHKLSWSLFAAGNSIASTLANEFAEAESTLHVSSLFALGLILFVITFIVLSAAKLMLMGLTRKEGVKS; from the coding sequence ATGAATGCAAATCTTTCAACGATCATGGCATCCTCGCCCGAAAAGACGCGACTTGCACTTGAGCAAGATGCTGCCGAGCGGGCAATGGGATCGACCATGCGCAAGCAGCGGATACAGGATTTCCTGTTTCACAAACTGACACTTGCATTTGCATTGAGCGTGCTGATCGTCCTGGTCGGCATCATCGTGTCGCTTATCTTCGGTGCCTGGCCCGCATTCAAGGAATTCGGACCGGAATTCATCACCACCGTCGAGTGGGATCCGGTCAATGATCAATATGGTGGCTTGATTGCGATCGTCGGCACATTGGCAACCTCGCTGATTGCGTTGTTGATTGCGTTCCCGATCAGCTTTGGCATTGCCCTGTTCCTGACCGAAATCTGTCCGGTCCAACTGCGCCGGCCTCTCGGTACAGCAGTGGAACTGCTGGCCGGCGTACCGAGCATCATTTACGGCATGTGGGGGTTGTTTGTCTTCGCGCCGATGTTTGGCGATTACATCCAGCCTTTGCTGAGCAAGACGCTGGGACAATTGCCGCTGATCGGTTACCTGTTCAAGGGGCCGATGATGGGTATCGGGATCCTGACCGCAGGCATGATACTGGCTGTCATGATCATTCCGTTCATCGCATCGGTAATGCGCGATGTTTTTGAAATCGTTCCGGCTGTACTCAAGGAATCGGCGTACGGACTAGGCTGCACCCGATGGGAAGTGGTGCGCAAGGTTGTGCTGCCCTATACCAAGACCGGCGTGGTCGGCGGGGTCATGCTTGGCCTGGGCCGGGCGCTCGGCGAGACCATGGCTGTGACTTTCGTCATCGGCAACGCGCACAAGTTATCGTGGTCACTTTTCGCTGCGGGCAACAGCATTGCATCGACACTTGCCAATGAATTCGCCGAAGCCGAATCGACGCTGCATGTGTCGTCGCTGTTTGCGCTCGGATTGATCCTGTTTGTCATCACCTTTATCGTACTGTCCGCAGCAAAACTCATGTTGATGGGCTTGACGCGCAAGGAAGGAGTGAAGTCATGA
- the pstS gene encoding phosphate ABC transporter substrate-binding protein PstS yields MRLNKFLTSAAIAAGSAILFSSAFAADITGAGATFPYPIYAKWAEEYKKATGNGLNYQSIGSGGGIKQIKAKTVDFGASDMPLKAEDLETEGLMQFPAIMGGVVPIVNLEGVTPGQLKLTGQIVADIYLGKITKWNAPEIASLNAGVKLPAEDITVVHRADGSGTSFLFTDYLSKVSPDFKAKVGAGTAVKWPTGVGGKGNEGVAANVQRIKNSIGYVEYAYAKKNKMSHAQLKNRDGQFVQPDDETFKAAAAGADWTKTPGFAVILTDPAGKSSWPITGVSFILMHKNQVDSAKGKEVVKFFDWAYKNGGAMATELDYVAMPAPVVKQVQDAWKAQLKDASGKALW; encoded by the coding sequence ATGCGACTGAATAAATTCCTGACATCGGCGGCAATCGCGGCCGGTAGTGCCATCCTGTTTTCTTCCGCGTTTGCCGCAGACATCACAGGCGCCGGCGCAACCTTCCCGTATCCGATCTATGCAAAATGGGCTGAAGAGTACAAAAAAGCCACTGGCAACGGCTTGAACTATCAGTCCATCGGCTCCGGTGGCGGCATCAAGCAGATCAAGGCCAAGACCGTCGACTTCGGTGCTTCCGACATGCCGTTGAAAGCCGAAGATCTGGAAACCGAAGGCCTGATGCAATTCCCCGCAATCATGGGTGGCGTCGTGCCAATCGTTAATCTGGAAGGCGTTACGCCAGGCCAACTGAAGCTGACCGGCCAGATTGTTGCGGATATTTATCTCGGTAAAATCACCAAATGGAATGCGCCGGAAATCGCGTCGCTGAACGCGGGCGTTAAATTGCCGGCCGAAGACATTACCGTAGTTCACCGCGCGGACGGCTCCGGTACCTCCTTCCTGTTTACCGATTATCTGTCGAAGGTCAGCCCGGACTTCAAGGCCAAGGTCGGTGCAGGCACTGCGGTCAAATGGCCGACAGGCGTGGGTGGCAAAGGCAACGAAGGTGTCGCAGCGAACGTGCAGCGTATCAAGAATTCGATTGGCTACGTGGAATATGCGTACGCCAAGAAAAACAAGATGTCGCATGCCCAATTGAAGAACCGCGACGGCCAGTTCGTGCAGCCGGATGACGAAACCTTCAAGGCGGCCGCTGCGGGCGCCGACTGGACCAAGACACCGGGTTTTGCGGTCATTCTGACTGATCCGGCGGGCAAATCGAGCTGGCCGATCACTGGCGTATCGTTCATCCTGATGCACAAGAATCAGGTCGACTCCGCGAAGGGTAAGGAAGTTGTCAAATTCTTCGATTGGGCTTACAAGAATGGCGGTGCAATGGCTACCGAGCTCGATTATGTGGCCATGCCGGCTCCAGTAGTCAAGCAGGTGCAGGACGCCTGGAAGGCGCAACTCAAGGATGCGTCCGGCAAGGCGCTCTGGTAA
- the ppk1 gene encoding polyphosphate kinase 1: MNKKTQRHADHPTLPAPEEPTGIYLNRELSQLAFNRRVLAQAEDPSIPLLERLRYLCIVSSNLDEFFEVRIASLLAHHRMGGTQPIPPALAAVLDRTGIECHSIIERQYALLHQEILPQLSEQGIHLLRHDDRNEAQRAWVKEYFERQVRPLLTPIGLDPAHPFPQVINKSLNFIVELTGKDAFGRGTGIAILKAPRVLPRVIRLPDELSKKGVAFCLLSSVIHAHIADLFTGRDVVAYSQFRVTRNSDLWVDEEEVKNLRQALRMELQTRQFGFAVRLEVARNCPPHLAQFLLDQFSIDKSRLYAVDGPVNMVRLLELINNVRQPALHFPSFQAGLPMASGDGDIFSMLTRRDILLHHPFQSFQPVVDFIRAAALDPNVVAIKQTIYRTGMNSDLMESLIAAAQRGKEVTVIVELMARFDEEANINWAEKLERTGAQVVYGVVGLKTHAKLALVLRREGGELRRYAHLGTGNYHPTTTKHYTDFGLLTAHPALTAEANEIFIHLTSLTKPNKLHHLWLAPFALQKEIIRAIKNEAEIARQGKPARIIAKMNALLDESVIRALYAASSDGVKIDLIVRGACALRPGVPGLSENIRVRSIIGRFLEHSRIYYFRNGLAHDVYLASADWMNRNLFRRVEVAFPVLDKALKKQVITQGLNPYLKDNVNAWELGADGKYHRRRPRGKQQAFCAQQYLAQLLGTPGG, encoded by the coding sequence ATGAATAAGAAAACACAGCGCCATGCGGACCACCCGACCTTACCCGCACCCGAAGAACCAACCGGTATTTATCTCAACAGGGAATTGTCCCAACTTGCCTTCAATCGACGCGTGCTTGCGCAAGCGGAGGACCCATCCATCCCCTTGCTGGAGCGCCTGCGCTATCTCTGCATCGTCAGCAGCAACCTCGATGAATTTTTCGAGGTCAGGATCGCCAGCCTGCTTGCACACCATCGAATGGGCGGGACGCAACCGATTCCACCTGCATTGGCTGCCGTGCTGGATCGCACGGGCATAGAGTGTCATTCCATCATCGAGCGCCAATACGCATTGCTGCACCAGGAAATCCTGCCGCAACTGTCAGAACAAGGCATTCATCTACTACGCCATGACGATCGCAATGAAGCGCAGCGTGCATGGGTAAAGGAATACTTTGAACGGCAAGTCAGGCCTTTGCTGACACCTATCGGGCTCGACCCGGCCCATCCTTTTCCTCAGGTAATTAACAAGAGTCTTAACTTCATCGTCGAGCTGACGGGAAAGGATGCTTTCGGCCGTGGCACCGGGATCGCTATTCTCAAGGCGCCGCGTGTGTTGCCTCGCGTAATCCGCTTGCCGGACGAATTATCCAAGAAAGGCGTCGCCTTCTGTCTGCTGTCCTCCGTGATCCATGCGCATATCGCCGACTTGTTTACCGGACGCGATGTCGTTGCGTATTCTCAATTTCGCGTGACGCGCAATAGCGACCTGTGGGTCGATGAAGAAGAAGTCAAGAATCTGCGACAAGCCTTGCGCATGGAGTTGCAGACCAGGCAGTTCGGCTTTGCCGTCCGTCTTGAAGTAGCGCGCAACTGCCCTCCTCATCTTGCACAATTTCTGCTGGATCAGTTTTCGATCGACAAGAGCCGGTTGTATGCAGTCGATGGACCGGTCAATATGGTGAGGCTGCTTGAGCTCATCAATAACGTCCGCCAACCGGCGCTGCATTTCCCGTCGTTTCAGGCCGGATTGCCCATGGCGTCAGGCGATGGCGATATATTCAGCATGCTGACGCGGCGCGATATCTTGCTGCATCATCCTTTCCAGTCCTTCCAGCCGGTCGTGGATTTCATCCGTGCCGCCGCGCTCGACCCGAATGTCGTGGCCATCAAGCAGACCATCTACCGCACCGGCATGAATTCAGATCTGATGGAATCGCTGATTGCCGCAGCCCAGCGGGGGAAGGAAGTCACCGTCATTGTCGAACTGATGGCGCGCTTCGACGAAGAAGCTAATATCAATTGGGCAGAAAAGCTTGAACGCACCGGCGCGCAGGTCGTGTATGGCGTGGTCGGTCTCAAGACCCATGCCAAGCTGGCACTGGTGTTGCGGCGCGAGGGCGGCGAGCTGCGCCGCTATGCGCATCTGGGAACCGGCAACTATCACCCGACCACGACCAAGCACTATACCGATTTCGGATTGCTGACCGCCCATCCAGCGCTGACTGCGGAAGCCAATGAAATCTTCATCCATCTCACCAGTCTGACCAAACCGAACAAGCTGCATCATTTATGGCTGGCCCCGTTTGCCCTACAAAAGGAAATCATTCGGGCGATCAAGAATGAAGCCGAAATCGCCCGTCAGGGAAAGCCAGCGCGCATCATCGCCAAGATGAACGCCCTGCTCGATGAATCCGTGATCCGCGCGCTGTATGCGGCGTCGTCCGATGGCGTCAAGATCGATCTGATCGTCCGTGGGGCATGCGCATTACGGCCCGGCGTACCTGGCTTGTCGGAAAACATTCGCGTTCGTTCCATCATCGGACGTTTTCTTGAACACAGCCGGATTTATTATTTCCGCAATGGCTTGGCTCATGATGTCTACCTGGCCAGTGCAGACTGGATGAATCGCAATCTGTTCCGGCGTGTCGAAGTGGCCTTTCCGGTGCTCGACAAGGCGCTGAAAAAACAAGTTATTACCCAAGGCCTGAATCCCTACCTGAAAGACAATGTGAATGCATGGGAACTTGGAGCAGATGGCAAATACCATCGACGCAGGCCGCGCGGAAAACAGCAGGCATTCTGCGCGCAGCAATATCTGGCACAGCTGCTGGGAACACCCGGCGGCTAA
- a CDS encoding SixA phosphatase family protein — translation MDLILWRHAEAEPQDVDKPDAARILTSKGRKQAAKMGEWLERHLPSECRILASPAARTVQTVEALGRKYKTHVSLATDTTAEAILEAARWPLSREPVLIVGHQPTLGRVASLLIAGIEQDWIMRKGSIIWIAQKAADEAEANYLKVVLGADLAGK, via the coding sequence ATGGATCTCATCCTGTGGCGCCATGCGGAAGCCGAACCGCAAGACGTGGATAAACCGGACGCGGCGCGCATCCTGACCTCAAAGGGCCGCAAGCAGGCCGCAAAGATGGGGGAATGGCTTGAGCGTCATTTACCGTCGGAATGCCGCATCCTTGCCAGTCCGGCCGCTCGGACCGTACAAACGGTGGAAGCGCTGGGACGCAAATACAAGACGCATGTATCGCTGGCAACCGACACTACCGCTGAGGCGATCCTTGAAGCAGCACGCTGGCCGCTCAGCCGTGAACCGGTGCTGATCGTCGGCCATCAGCCCACGCTCGGCCGCGTCGCCTCGCTGCTGATCGCGGGCATTGAACAAGACTGGATCATGCGCAAGGGAAGCATTATCTGGATTGCGCAAAAGGCAGCGGATGAAGCTGAAGCGAATTACCTGAAGGTAGTGCTCGGCGCCGATCTGGCCGGCAAGTAG
- a CDS encoding DUF445 domain-containing protein, whose protein sequence is MQEQEQAIQLNKTRRLATGLLLAMAILFVVSRLLQPRYHYLSFVSAFAEAAMVGALADWFAVTALFRSPLGLPIPHTAIIPRNKDRIGDSLSNFLEHNFMTQEIIRDELRMIDFAGAAAGWLAKPENSYAVSRQVVRSVPALLKVVEDEDVRQFMQNRLSSALEHTKFAPVLAEILSVLVASGHHRALFQHMISLAARALEHNKPYIRWKIHEHSPRWMPRAFDEKLYVRLLEAIQSTLDEMRDEDSEWQTRFQGFADELVDQLRTSPEYEAKIHAVLGDILKHPLVRDYTVEVWHDIKSRLVADALSPTSQMQVKLNQAISSFGNELLRDKKVQRKLNQWIRIFATETIVGRRQDIADLVSRVIRKWDADTMSRKLELHVGKDLQYIRINGTLVGGLVGLVLHAITLLLWSSGA, encoded by the coding sequence ATGCAAGAACAAGAACAGGCGATTCAATTAAACAAGACAAGAAGGTTGGCGACAGGCCTGCTGCTGGCGATGGCCATCCTTTTTGTCGTCTCGCGGCTGCTTCAGCCGCGCTACCACTATCTGTCATTCGTTTCCGCGTTCGCGGAAGCGGCCATGGTCGGTGCACTGGCCGACTGGTTCGCCGTGACTGCCTTGTTCCGCTCCCCCTTAGGCTTGCCGATTCCGCACACGGCCATCATTCCTCGCAACAAGGACAGGATAGGCGACAGTCTGTCTAACTTTCTGGAGCACAATTTCATGACGCAGGAGATCATCCGCGACGAGTTAAGGATGATCGATTTTGCGGGCGCCGCCGCCGGCTGGCTGGCGAAACCCGAGAACAGTTATGCGGTCTCGCGTCAGGTGGTCCGCAGCGTGCCTGCCTTGCTGAAGGTGGTGGAGGACGAAGATGTCCGACAGTTCATGCAAAACAGGCTAAGTTCGGCGCTGGAGCATACGAAGTTTGCGCCGGTCCTTGCGGAAATCCTGTCGGTACTGGTGGCCAGCGGACATCACCGGGCGCTGTTTCAACATATGATCAGTTTGGCCGCGCGTGCGCTTGAACACAACAAGCCGTATATCCGCTGGAAAATCCACGAGCATAGTCCGCGCTGGATGCCGAGGGCGTTCGATGAAAAACTGTATGTCCGCCTGCTGGAAGCGATACAGAGCACACTCGATGAAATGCGTGACGAAGACAGCGAATGGCAAACGCGCTTTCAGGGATTCGCTGACGAACTCGTCGATCAATTGCGCACGTCGCCGGAATATGAAGCAAAAATCCATGCCGTGCTGGGGGACATCCTCAAGCATCCTTTGGTTCGCGACTATACGGTAGAAGTCTGGCACGACATCAAGTCGCGCCTGGTGGCCGATGCGCTGTCACCAACTTCGCAAATGCAGGTCAAGCTCAACCAGGCGATCAGCTCGTTCGGCAACGAGCTATTGCGCGATAAAAAGGTACAAAGGAAACTCAATCAATGGATCCGCATCTTTGCCACCGAAACCATAGTGGGAAGACGACAGGACATCGCCGACCTGGTGTCGCGTGTTATCCGCAAATGGGATGCCGATACCATGTCGCGCAAGCTTGAACTGCACGTCGGCAAAGACCTGCAATACATACGTATCAATGGCACTTTGGTTGGCGGCCTGGTTGGCCTGGTGCTCCATGCGATCACCTTGCTGCTGTGGAGCAGCGGCGCATAA
- a CDS encoding methyl-accepting chemotaxis protein, whose product MMSRFRLVPKFGLVAVLFLTPMLLVSGLLYLELQHSIDDAHRERQGLASITTLHQSMHDVQKLRALRHVATSANSGLAEKTAALQTSLHNRIVAGKTIERTGVEARQAWSAIQQDWSQLEAGLPGLKKKDSYAAHTSVLERMEKLVKLEADKSGLALDPEISGSRLANTLINTVPAVTEAISQLAGRGAAYIDTGLLEPNEDMLLNSTVMVARRDLARLPAQMDAIIGDRAAMRSRLGDYQKAATMALAYLDRAQAEVLNSYNQTSGAAFLEAGNESANNLFAVAANLAAELDRVLVQRIDRQTAKRRMIIAAVTAILAVAGYLLAGFYLSFTREMKLLEDAVAGTTNGKLDGHLTSSTNDEIGGLINSFGRMNGSLSQLVAGVRTASESITEVSRHIVAGNTEMSARTETQASSLEQTASSMEQLTAVVRQNEDNSAHAHGLAINAADIARKGGQAVEHVVHTMASIKSSSCRIIDIIRVIDGIAFQTNLLALNAAVEAARAGEHGRGFAVVAGEVRALAQRSSAAAKEIKGLIETSVQDIDAGNALVGIAGATMTDIVKSVEQVAMIMHDISAGSREQSLGIEEVNRAMGEMDEVTQRNAAMVEHAATSAAELERQALNLWQAVSVFQLDEAANEMNVLEQVLPVTSATVLPLTTRRLALKTTRRLSSTYADQARRA is encoded by the coding sequence ATGATGAGCCGCTTTCGTCTTGTTCCTAAATTTGGCCTTGTCGCCGTATTGTTCCTGACGCCGATGTTGCTGGTCTCGGGCCTGCTGTATCTGGAACTTCAACACTCTATCGACGATGCGCATCGTGAGCGCCAAGGTCTGGCTTCGATAACTACACTGCATCAATCGATGCATGACGTACAGAAACTGCGCGCGCTCAGGCATGTCGCCACGTCTGCAAATAGCGGCTTGGCGGAAAAGACCGCAGCACTCCAGACATCCCTTCATAACCGGATCGTTGCCGGCAAAACCATCGAACGAACCGGCGTGGAAGCACGACAGGCATGGTCAGCCATACAGCAGGACTGGAGTCAGCTTGAGGCCGGCCTGCCCGGCCTCAAAAAGAAAGATAGCTATGCCGCCCACACCAGTGTGCTGGAACGGATGGAAAAACTTGTAAAGCTGGAAGCAGACAAGTCAGGCCTGGCGCTTGATCCAGAGATTTCCGGCTCGCGTCTTGCGAATACGTTGATCAATACCGTTCCGGCCGTCACCGAAGCGATATCGCAGCTTGCCGGCCGCGGCGCTGCCTATATCGACACGGGCCTGCTGGAGCCTAACGAAGATATGCTGCTCAATTCCACGGTCATGGTGGCGCGCCGCGATCTTGCCCGGCTACCGGCTCAGATGGATGCCATCATTGGCGACAGAGCTGCAATGCGCAGCCGGCTTGGCGATTACCAGAAAGCCGCAACAATGGCGCTGGCTTATCTGGATCGGGCCCAGGCCGAAGTGCTCAACTCCTACAATCAAACTTCAGGCGCGGCATTCCTTGAAGCCGGGAACGAAAGCGCCAACAATCTGTTCGCGGTCGCAGCGAACCTTGCCGCTGAGCTTGATCGCGTGCTTGTGCAACGGATCGACCGCCAAACCGCAAAGCGCCGCATGATCATCGCGGCGGTCACCGCGATACTGGCCGTGGCCGGCTATCTGCTGGCCGGCTTCTACCTCTCCTTTACCAGGGAAATGAAGCTGCTGGAAGACGCCGTTGCCGGCACAACCAACGGCAAACTCGACGGTCATCTCACCTCTTCCACCAATGATGAAATCGGCGGCTTGATCAATTCCTTCGGCCGAATGAACGGCAGCTTGTCGCAACTGGTAGCAGGCGTGCGCACCGCGAGCGAATCCATCACCGAAGTGTCGCGTCATATCGTTGCCGGCAATACCGAAATGTCCGCGCGCACTGAAACCCAGGCCAGTTCTCTGGAACAGACCGCCAGCTCGATGGAACAGTTGACTGCCGTCGTGCGTCAGAACGAAGACAATTCCGCACATGCGCATGGCTTGGCGATCAATGCCGCGGACATCGCTCGCAAGGGCGGGCAGGCGGTCGAGCATGTGGTGCACACCATGGCGTCGATCAAATCCAGTTCCTGCCGCATCATCGACATCATCCGTGTGATCGATGGAATCGCGTTTCAGACCAACCTGCTGGCATTGAATGCGGCGGTCGAAGCCGCCCGCGCTGGTGAGCATGGACGGGGTTTTGCGGTCGTTGCCGGAGAAGTGCGCGCGCTGGCACAACGATCAAGTGCCGCCGCGAAGGAGATCAAGGGATTGATCGAGACTTCGGTACAGGACATTGACGCAGGCAACGCACTTGTAGGCATCGCCGGCGCCACCATGACGGATATCGTGAAATCGGTAGAACAGGTGGCGATGATCATGCACGATATCTCAGCAGGCAGCCGTGAACAAAGCCTGGGCATCGAAGAGGTCAATCGCGCCATGGGCGAAATGGACGAGGTGACCCAAAGGAATGCCGCGATGGTGGAACATGCAGCGACCTCCGCCGCAGAACTGGAGCGGCAGGCACTGAATCTGTGGCAGGCGGTTTCTGTCTTTCAGCTAGATGAGGCGGCGAACGAGATGAACGTCCTTGAGCAGGTATTGCCGGTAACGTCGGCGACCGTGCTCCCGTTAACAACGAGACGGCTCGCATTGAAGACCACGCGGCGACTCAGCAGTACTTATGCGGACCAGGCTCGGCGTGCCTGA
- a CDS encoding ABC transporter substrate-binding protein: MRFSILPPLRLVVGTALLALSFNAFSGAAGNPPIIIGQAIDLSGPDASIGRDYVAGIKTCFDMVNATGGVNGRKIHYLVRDDRGQADRAAEVASDLIERNQADVLLGGVGDVATEGVLNAPAFRRSGHILFAPLAAAEHVGNARVLYWRPSYRQELNHIFRHFSKLGMQEVALVYQESGAQQDSYRNLSAIAREHGMKLTHTVRLDTHAGKIASEAERLASTRPGFVLVVADSIGTALFLKQYRKHDQKTFVAGTSLTNLSTLRELAGAQAVEWTVFSQVVPNPNAGTTLLQLEHMDMMRKYRDESLSSLTLEGFAAAKALVKVLQQAKRPRTALQEFIAQQASIDLGGLAVTPGTGSNRLSSYLDIALLKKGSGLIF, translated from the coding sequence ATGCGCTTTTCTATCCTGCCTCCGCTTCGCCTTGTCGTCGGCACCGCCCTCCTTGCATTGTCGTTCAATGCGTTTTCCGGCGCTGCCGGCAACCCTCCCATCATTATCGGACAAGCGATTGATTTGTCCGGTCCCGATGCCAGCATCGGGCGCGACTATGTTGCCGGTATCAAAACCTGTTTCGATATGGTGAATGCCACCGGCGGCGTCAATGGCCGGAAAATCCACTACCTCGTGCGCGACGACCGCGGGCAGGCAGACCGCGCTGCGGAAGTCGCCTCCGACCTGATCGAACGCAACCAGGCCGATGTATTGCTGGGCGGCGTAGGTGACGTTGCCACGGAAGGTGTATTGAACGCACCCGCGTTTCGCCGCAGCGGCCACATTCTGTTTGCGCCTCTGGCGGCAGCCGAGCATGTCGGGAACGCTCGCGTGCTGTACTGGCGGCCGAGCTATCGGCAAGAGCTGAACCATATCTTCCGCCACTTCAGCAAGCTAGGCATGCAAGAAGTTGCGCTGGTCTATCAGGAATCGGGGGCGCAGCAGGACAGCTACCGCAATCTGTCGGCCATCGCACGCGAACACGGCATGAAGCTGACCCATACGGTGCGTCTCGATACGCATGCCGGAAAAATTGCCTCTGAAGCCGAACGGCTCGCAAGCACCCGTCCCGGATTCGTGCTCGTCGTCGCGGACAGCATAGGCACGGCGCTCTTTCTGAAGCAATATCGCAAACATGACCAGAAAACCTTTGTCGCGGGAACTTCATTGACCAATCTGTCGACGCTGCGCGAACTGGCCGGCGCACAGGCCGTGGAATGGACGGTTTTTTCACAGGTCGTGCCAAACCCGAATGCCGGAACGACCCTGCTGCAGCTGGAGCACATGGACATGATGCGCAAGTACCGCGATGAATCCTTGTCCTCGCTCACGCTGGAAGGCTTTGCAGCAGCCAAGGCGCTCGTCAAGGTTCTGCAACAGGCTAAACGTCCACGCACCGCGCTGCAGGAATTTATCGCTCAGCAGGCAAGCATCGATCTGGGTGGTCTAGCGGTCACTCCCGGCACGGGCAGCAATCGCCTGTCGAGTTACCTCGATATCGCCTTGCTGAAGAAAGGCAGCGGGCTGATATTCTGA
- a CDS encoding Ppx/GppA phosphatase family protein, producing MFAAVDLGSNSFRMHIGRHDGNTIRIVKTARDPIRLGSGLDADGNLTEQAMQSALNCLRNFRVILNAYSLDAVRVVATNTMRVAKNAAAFLPAAEEAIGHTIEIISGEEEGRLIYMGVSSALADADERRLVLDIGGGSTEIILGHGPEILHVESFSVGTSPQSDTFFRSGAIDTASFDAAILSARSYFEDAVTPYDPQHWDAAYGSSGTIRVISDVIAKNKIGDGTMSLQSLETLRDRLIAYGHVSAVDLPGVKPERVIVMVGGLAILIGIMQEIGIAAMTAVDAGLRMGLLWDLQLRATRRDRREQSVIEFMRRFHVDESRANRVAGTAASLYAQLKPSSEMYARYLNWSALLHEVGLAVSHTGYHKHAAYMVDNADLPGFTTREQRLLSTLILAQKGNLRKAGNTLDEADFAKAVLALRMAAMLMHARVDTDMGDFRIRMKNRIDIEVGRDWLARHPTVSYGMEKEKAAWKEVGLDFNIRTSS from the coding sequence ATGTTTGCTGCGGTAGACCTCGGCTCCAACAGTTTTCGCATGCATATCGGCCGGCATGACGGCAATACGATCCGCATAGTCAAAACGGCGCGCGATCCGATCCGGCTCGGATCAGGGCTGGATGCCGACGGCAATTTGACAGAGCAGGCGATGCAATCGGCGCTGAATTGCCTGCGCAATTTCCGCGTAATATTGAATGCCTATTCCCTCGATGCGGTACGCGTGGTCGCGACCAATACCATGCGGGTGGCAAAAAACGCTGCCGCGTTCCTGCCAGCGGCGGAAGAAGCCATAGGCCATACGATAGAAATCATTTCCGGAGAAGAAGAAGGGCGCCTGATTTATATGGGTGTCTCCAGCGCGCTCGCCGACGCGGATGAAAGGCGCCTGGTGCTCGACATCGGCGGCGGGTCAACCGAGATCATCCTCGGGCATGGGCCGGAGATTTTGCATGTCGAGTCGTTCAGCGTTGGCACCTCACCTCAAAGCGATACCTTTTTTCGCAGCGGGGCCATCGATACCGCTTCTTTTGACGCAGCTATTCTGTCGGCACGTTCGTATTTCGAAGACGCTGTCACGCCTTACGACCCGCAACACTGGGATGCCGCATACGGCTCATCCGGCACGATACGCGTCATCTCGGACGTCATTGCCAAGAACAAGATCGGCGACGGCACCATGTCGCTGCAGAGTCTTGAAACCTTGCGCGATCGGCTTATCGCCTATGGTCATGTCAGCGCGGTCGATCTGCCCGGCGTCAAGCCGGAGCGCGTGATCGTGATGGTCGGCGGCCTCGCCATCCTGATCGGCATCATGCAAGAGATCGGTATTGCAGCCATGACGGCGGTCGATGCTGGCTTGCGCATGGGCTTACTGTGGGATTTGCAGCTGCGTGCAACTCGCCGCGACCGCCGCGAGCAATCCGTCATTGAATTCATGCGACGCTTCCATGTCGATGAAAGCCGTGCAAACCGTGTAGCCGGCACCGCCGCGAGCCTGTACGCGCAACTCAAGCCGTCATCCGAAATGTATGCGCGTTACCTGAACTGGAGCGCCTTGCTGCATGAAGTCGGTCTCGCGGTATCTCACACCGGCTACCACAAGCATGCGGCGTACATGGTCGACAATGCCGATCTGCCCGGTTTCACGACGCGCGAGCAGAGATTGTTGAGCACGCTCATCCTTGCGCAAAAAGGCAACCTGCGCAAGGCAGGCAATACGCTTGACGAAGCGGATTTTGCCAAGGCCGTTCTTGCGCTGCGCATGGCAGCGATGCTGATGCACGCGCGCGTCGATACCGATATGGGCGATTTCAGGATCCGGATGAAGAACCGGATCGACATTGAAGTAGGGCGCGACTGGCTGGCCCGGCATCCCACCGTTTCATACGGAATGGAAAAAGAAAAGGCCGCCTGGAAAGAGGTCGGCCTTGATTTCAATATCAGGACTTCATCCTGA